From a region of the Kaistia sp. 32K genome:
- a CDS encoding heme lyase CcmF/NrfE family subunit — protein MIVEIGHYALVLALALALVGGTVPFWGALRGDERLMTVASTTAVAQFVFVLMSFAALTYAYVVSDFSVQNVVENSHSLKPLLYKISGVWGNHEGSMLLWVLILALFGALVALFSENLPLKLKALVLSVQAWIGAAFLFFILIASNPFLRLDPAPFEGRDLNPLLQDVGLAIHPPLLYLGYVGCSISFAFAIAALVDGRIDAAWARWVRPWTLAAWCFLTLGIAMGSYWAYYELGWGGWWFWDPVENASFMPWLAATALLHSAIVMEKREALKIWTILLAILTFSLSLLGTFLVRSGVLTSVHAFATDPTRGIFILVILCIFIGGAFSLFATRAGTLSQGGLFAPISREGALVLNNLLLTAACATVLVGTLYPLALEALTGEKISVGAPFFDMTFGPMMVPLLIAVPFGPLLAWKRGDIVAAGQRLLFAFGAAMAAVILGLALMGTPAALALFGVALAVWLMVGALSEIAFRIKLGRAGLAESWRRGAGLPRSAWGTAVAHFGLGMTVLGVVAATAWNTETIVSMKPGEQMTVGKRTVTMDGFVPIRGGTYTGTGVRFTVREGGNVVATMEPEKRIYTVQNMPTTEAALKTFGFSQLYISLGDISTDGSTVVRVYWKTLVTLIWLGALVMSLGGALSLSDRRLRVGAPKPSRRSVAVPAE, from the coding sequence ATGATCGTCGAGATCGGCCACTACGCACTCGTTCTCGCCCTGGCGCTGGCGCTGGTCGGCGGCACCGTGCCGTTCTGGGGCGCGCTGCGCGGCGACGAACGCCTGATGACGGTGGCCTCCACCACGGCCGTCGCGCAGTTCGTCTTCGTGCTGATGAGCTTCGCCGCGCTGACCTACGCTTATGTCGTCTCCGACTTTTCGGTCCAGAACGTCGTCGAGAACTCCCATTCCCTGAAGCCGCTGCTCTACAAGATCTCCGGCGTCTGGGGAAACCATGAAGGCTCGATGCTGCTCTGGGTGCTGATCCTGGCGCTGTTCGGAGCGCTGGTGGCACTGTTCAGCGAGAACCTGCCGCTCAAGCTGAAGGCCCTCGTTCTCTCCGTCCAGGCCTGGATCGGCGCGGCCTTCCTGTTCTTCATCCTGATCGCCTCGAACCCGTTCCTGCGGCTTGATCCGGCGCCGTTCGAGGGGCGCGACCTCAATCCGCTGCTGCAGGATGTCGGCCTCGCCATCCATCCGCCGCTGCTCTATCTCGGCTATGTCGGCTGCTCGATCTCGTTCGCCTTCGCCATCGCGGCGCTGGTCGACGGCCGCATCGACGCTGCCTGGGCGCGCTGGGTTCGGCCGTGGACGCTGGCGGCCTGGTGCTTCCTGACGCTCGGCATCGCCATGGGCTCCTACTGGGCCTATTACGAGCTCGGCTGGGGCGGCTGGTGGTTCTGGGATCCGGTCGAGAATGCGAGCTTCATGCCCTGGCTCGCGGCGACGGCGCTCTTGCATTCGGCCATCGTCATGGAGAAGCGCGAGGCGCTGAAGATCTGGACGATCCTGCTCGCCATCCTGACCTTCTCGCTGTCGCTGCTCGGAACCTTCCTCGTCCGTTCCGGCGTGCTGACCTCGGTGCACGCCTTCGCCACCGATCCGACGCGCGGCATTTTCATCCTCGTCATCCTCTGTATCTTCATCGGCGGCGCCTTCTCGCTGTTCGCGACCCGCGCCGGCACGCTCAGCCAGGGCGGGCTGTTCGCGCCGATCAGCCGCGAGGGCGCGCTCGTCCTCAACAATTTGCTGCTGACGGCGGCCTGCGCGACGGTGCTGGTCGGCACGCTCTATCCGCTGGCGCTCGAGGCGTTGACCGGCGAGAAGATCTCGGTCGGCGCGCCGTTCTTCGACATGACCTTCGGCCCGATGATGGTGCCGCTTCTGATCGCCGTGCCGTTCGGACCGCTGCTCGCCTGGAAACGTGGCGACATCGTCGCGGCGGGGCAGCGCCTGCTCTTTGCCTTCGGCGCCGCGATGGCCGCCGTCATCCTCGGCCTCGCCCTGATGGGCACGCCGGCGGCGCTGGCGCTGTTCGGCGTCGCGCTGGCGGTCTGGCTGATGGTCGGCGCGCTCTCGGAGATCGCCTTCCGCATCAAGCTCGGCCGCGCCGGCCTCGCCGAGAGCTGGCGGCGCGGCGCCGGCCTGCCGCGCTCGGCCTGGGGCACGGCGGTAGCGCATTTCGGTCTCGGCATGACGGTGCTCGGCGTCGTCGCCGCCACCGCCTGGAACACCGAGACCATCGTCTCGATGAAGCCCGGCGAACAGATGACGGTCGGCAAGCGCACCGTGACGATGGACGGCTTCGTGCCGATCCGCGGCGGCACCTATACCGGAACCGGCGTGCGCTTCACGGTACGCGAGGGCGGCAATGTCGTCGCCACGATGGAGCCGGAGAAGCGGATCTACACGGTGCAGAACATGCCGACGACCGAGGCCGCGCTCAAGACCTTCGGTTTCTCGCAGCTCTACATCTCGCTCGGCGACATATCGACCGACGGCTCGACCGTGGTCCGCGTCTACTGGAAGACGCTGGTGACGCTGATCTGGCTCGGCGCGCTGGTGATGTCGCTGGGTGGCGCCCTGTCGCTCTCGGACCGGCGCCTGCGCGTCGGTGCGCCAAAACCTTCCCGGCGCTCCGTCGCCGTGCCGGCGGAGTAG
- a CDS encoding cytochrome c-type biogenesis protein yields the protein MRRLLLACALIASALPAFAVQPDEILKDPALEARARALSIELRCLVCQSQSIDDSDATIARDLRILVRERLEAGDSDDQVKAFLVDRYGEFVLLKPRFTWHTAVLWGTPPVLLIVGGALAFGVFRRRRSAPASSLTQAEEARIEALLAKDD from the coding sequence ATGCGCCGCCTCCTCCTCGCCTGCGCCCTGATCGCCTCCGCATTGCCGGCATTCGCCGTGCAGCCGGACGAGATCCTGAAGGACCCCGCGCTCGAAGCGCGGGCGCGGGCGCTTTCGATCGAGCTCCGTTGTCTGGTTTGCCAGAGCCAGTCGATCGATGATTCGGACGCCACGATCGCGCGCGACCTGCGCATTCTGGTGCGCGAGCGGCTCGAGGCGGGCGACAGCGACGATCAGGTCAAGGCGTTCCTCGTCGATCGCTATGGCGAATTCGTGCTGCTGAAGCCGCGCTTTACCTGGCACACGGCGGTGCTCTGGGGGACGCCCCCGGTACTCCTAATTGTCGGCGGCGCGCTGGCTTTCGGCGTGTTCCGTCGTCGCCGTTCGGCGCCCGCGTCCAGCCTGACCCAGGCCGAAGAAGCCCGTATCGAGGCCCTTCTGGCCAAGGACGATTGA
- a CDS encoding Do family serine endopeptidase has product MTEQTPAPKSTQTRFRSRALLGTALAAVIVGGLAGQALVSSHTPAYAEAVRVQPQQLPSFADLVDKVKPAVVSVRVKSTTTAADDSSGAPDAFGFPNPDQFPPGSPMERFFRQFQDQQGPQGKNRLQRQKPRQAIALGSGFFISEDGYVVTNNHVVDGATEFTVTNADGKEFSARLIGTDDKTDLALLKVDDAEKFTYVEFSKGHSRVGDWVVAVGNPFGLGGTVTAGIVSALGREIGAGPYDDFIQIDASVNKGNSGGPTFNLAGEVIGINTAIYSPSGGSVGIAFDIPAATAERVIKDLKDHGEVVRGWLGVQIQPITKDIADSLNLKEAKGALVSEPQEDSPATVAGIKSGDAILTVDGKTVEDARNLAQIIAGYSPNTTVKLGVWRGGKSETVDVKLGKLPGSEKQASAKQADEKGASVADLGLALTAAPDGKGVVVSDVDPSGSAAEQGIQAGDIILAVGGSEVTRPGDVEREVVDAKKQGMKAVLMRVKSGDQTRFVALPFGKA; this is encoded by the coding sequence ATGACCGAACAGACCCCCGCTCCGAAGTCCACCCAGACCCGGTTCCGCAGCCGCGCCCTGCTGGGAACGGCGCTCGCCGCCGTCATCGTTGGCGGACTCGCGGGTCAGGCCCTGGTCAGCTCCCACACCCCGGCTTATGCCGAGGCCGTCCGCGTGCAGCCGCAGCAGCTGCCGAGCTTCGCGGACCTCGTGGACAAGGTGAAGCCCGCCGTGGTCAGCGTCCGTGTCAAGTCGACGACGACGGCGGCCGATGATTCCAGCGGCGCCCCGGATGCGTTCGGCTTCCCGAACCCGGACCAGTTCCCGCCCGGCTCGCCGATGGAGCGCTTCTTCCGCCAGTTCCAGGACCAGCAGGGCCCGCAGGGCAAGAACCGGCTGCAGCGCCAGAAGCCGCGCCAGGCGATCGCCCTCGGCTCGGGCTTCTTCATCTCCGAGGACGGCTACGTCGTCACCAACAACCACGTCGTCGACGGCGCCACCGAGTTCACCGTCACCAATGCGGACGGCAAGGAATTCAGCGCCCGCCTGATCGGCACCGACGACAAGACCGACCTCGCGCTGCTCAAGGTCGATGATGCCGAGAAGTTCACCTATGTCGAGTTCTCGAAGGGCCATTCCCGCGTCGGCGACTGGGTCGTCGCGGTCGGCAATCCGTTCGGCCTCGGCGGCACGGTGACGGCGGGCATCGTCTCGGCGCTCGGCCGCGAGATCGGCGCCGGTCCGTATGACGACTTCATCCAGATCGACGCCTCGGTGAACAAGGGCAACTCCGGTGGCCCGACCTTCAACCTCGCCGGCGAAGTGATCGGCATCAACACCGCCATCTACTCGCCGTCGGGCGGCAGCGTCGGCATCGCCTTCGACATTCCGGCGGCGACCGCAGAGCGCGTGATCAAGGACCTGAAGGATCATGGCGAGGTCGTTCGCGGCTGGCTCGGCGTTCAGATCCAGCCGATCACCAAGGACATCGCCGACAGCCTGAACCTGAAGGAAGCCAAGGGCGCGCTCGTCAGCGAGCCGCAGGAAGACAGCCCGGCGACCGTTGCCGGCATCAAGTCCGGCGACGCGATCCTGACGGTGGACGGCAAGACGGTCGAGGATGCCCGCAACCTGGCGCAGATCATCGCCGGCTACTCGCCGAACACGACGGTCAAGCTCGGCGTCTGGCGCGGCGGCAAGTCCGAGACCGTCGACGTCAAGCTCGGCAAGCTGCCGGGTTCGGAGAAGCAGGCCAGCGCCAAGCAGGCCGACGAGAAGGGCGCATCCGTCGCCGATCTCGGCCTTGCCCTGACGGCGGCCCCGGACGGCAAGGGTGTTGTGGTTTCCGATGTCGATCCGAGCGGATCGGCGGCGGAGCAGGGCATCCAGGCTGGCGACATCATTCTCGCGGTCGGCGGCAGTGAGGTTACGCGTCCCGGCGACGTCGAGCGTGAAGTCGTCGATGCGAAGAAGCAGGGCATGAAGGCCGTGCTGATGCGGGTGAAGTCCGGTGACCAGACCCGCTTCGTGGCACTTCCCTTCGGCAAGGCCTGA
- a CDS encoding response regulator transcription factor — MRILIVEDDRETASYLLKALREAGHVPDHAADGEEGGFLVDSNKYDVIVVDRMLPKKDGLTLVEETRRKGNDTPVLILSALGQVDDRVTGLRAGGDDYLAKPYAFSELLARIEVLARRRKPGEAETMLKVGDLELDRLSHLVRRGEINIPLQPREFRLLEYLMKHAGQVVTRTMLLENVWDYHFDPQTNVIDVHISRLRSKIDKGFAEPLLHTVRGAGYMVRDGVR; from the coding sequence ATGCGAATCCTGATCGTTGAAGATGATCGTGAAACGGCCAGTTACCTGCTGAAGGCATTGCGGGAGGCTGGCCATGTGCCGGACCACGCCGCCGACGGCGAGGAAGGCGGCTTTCTCGTCGACTCGAACAAGTACGACGTCATCGTCGTCGACCGCATGCTCCCCAAGAAGGACGGGCTGACGCTGGTCGAGGAAACGCGGCGCAAGGGCAACGACACCCCCGTCCTCATCCTCTCGGCGCTCGGCCAGGTCGATGATCGCGTCACGGGATTGCGCGCCGGCGGCGACGATTATCTCGCCAAGCCCTATGCCTTCTCCGAACTGCTCGCCCGCATCGAGGTGCTGGCCCGCCGGCGTAAGCCCGGCGAGGCGGAGACCATGCTCAAGGTCGGCGACCTCGAACTCGACCGGCTCAGCCATCTGGTTCGCCGCGGCGAGATCAACATTCCGCTGCAGCCGCGCGAGTTCCGCCTGCTCGAATATCTCATGAAGCATGCCGGCCAGGTCGTGACGCGCACCATGCTGCTCGAGAATGTCTGGGATTATCACTTCGATCCGCAGACCAACGTCATCGACGTCCACATTTCGCGGCTGCGCTCGAAGATCGACAAGGGTTTCGCCGAACCGCTTCTGCATACGGTTCGCGGCGCGGGATACATGGTCCGTGACGGGGTTCGGTAA